One Nitrosopumilus piranensis genomic region harbors:
- a CDS encoding trimeric intracellular cation channel family protein, which produces MVDFSFELGSFISILDYLGTIAFAVTGASKAIAHNADIFGIIVLASVVGVAGGITRDMIFGRFPTAFSDPIYISLTAASGVVMFFLYSKLKRQMATWLVFDAVGLGVFSIIGASIAHQVVGLEFLPMLFAGVITAIGGGILRDVFVREIPIVFVKEVYAVASVAGIVVFYAILSSGVDIQVSSIIGIVVATGIRLLAMKYNWNLPKVQES; this is translated from the coding sequence ATGGTAGATTTTTCATTTGAACTTGGATCGTTTATCTCTATTTTAGATTACTTGGGAACTATTGCATTTGCAGTAACTGGAGCTTCCAAAGCAATTGCACATAACGCTGACATCTTTGGAATTATTGTATTGGCAAGTGTAGTTGGTGTAGCTGGCGGAATAACTCGTGATATGATATTTGGCAGATTCCCAACTGCCTTCTCTGATCCAATCTACATCAGTCTGACAGCAGCGTCAGGAGTTGTAATGTTCTTTTTGTATTCAAAACTAAAACGCCAGATGGCAACTTGGCTGGTCTTTGATGCAGTAGGGTTGGGAGTGTTTTCTATAATTGGTGCATCTATTGCGCACCAGGTAGTTGGCTTGGAGTTTCTTCCAATGCTTTTTGCAGGAGTAATCACTGCAATAGGTGGCGGAATACTTCGAGATGTCTTTGTAAGGGAGATTCCTATCGTCTTTGTAAAAGAAGTCTATGCTGTTGCTAGTGTAGCTGGCATTGTGGTATTTTATGCAATACTTTCTTCTGGAGTAGACATTCAGGTATCTTCAATAATTGGAATTGTAGTTGCAACTGGAATCAGGCTGCTTGCAATGAAGTATAACTGGAATCTACCAAAGGTTCAAGAATCCTGA
- a CDS encoding calcium/sodium antiporter, producing MELIFNFLLVGIGLTMLYFGADRLISGSTSLSRKFGISPLVIGLTVVAFGTSAPEFVVSISSAMQGLSDVALGNVVGSNIVNIGLILGVTAIVSPIAVSKSVIRKEIPIMIGVSFLLLAVIIDGKIDLIDGALLVTGIIVFTGFSYRSSKKYTDTEKTPSQILQKNIIPKSILFIAAGLGLLTFGSFLTVDNAVIIGNSFGISELFMGLTIIAAGTSLPELITSIVAAKKGHAELSVGNIVGSNIFNILAILGISSVISGITVSDQVLVDVGMMLAFSLVLLPIMRQGFSISRKEGLILIAGYVGYVVFLLYRQ from the coding sequence ATGGAATTAATTTTTAATTTTTTACTTGTTGGAATTGGTCTAACCATGCTTTACTTTGGGGCCGACAGGCTAATTTCAGGTTCAACTTCACTATCCCGCAAGTTTGGGATTAGTCCACTTGTGATAGGTTTGACTGTTGTAGCGTTTGGGACATCCGCCCCGGAATTTGTAGTAAGTATATCTTCTGCAATGCAAGGTCTTTCAGATGTGGCTTTGGGAAATGTTGTTGGCAGCAATATTGTAAACATTGGACTGATACTTGGAGTTACTGCCATAGTTAGTCCCATTGCTGTTTCAAAGTCTGTGATAAGAAAAGAGATACCAATCATGATTGGAGTTTCATTTCTTTTGCTTGCAGTAATTATTGATGGGAAAATAGATTTGATTGATGGTGCATTACTAGTTACAGGAATCATAGTCTTTACTGGATTTAGTTATCGTAGCTCGAAAAAATACACTGACACTGAAAAAACTCCATCTCAAATATTGCAAAAAAACATTATTCCCAAATCAATTCTATTTATTGCAGCAGGGCTTGGTCTTCTAACCTTTGGGTCCTTTCTTACTGTAGATAATGCAGTAATAATTGGAAACAGTTTTGGAATATCTGAATTATTTATGGGGTTGACTATAATTGCAGCAGGAACTTCTCTTCCAGAACTAATTACATCCATAGTCGCTGCCAAAAAGGGACATGCTGAACTTAGTGTAGGAAATATTGTTGGAAGTAACATCTTCAACATTTTAGCAATACTTGGAATATCTTCTGTGATTTCAGGCATTACAGTAAGTGATCAAGTTTTAGTTGATGTTGGAATGATGCTGGCATTTAGTTTGGTGCTTTTACCAATTATGCGTCAGGGCTTTAGCATTTCTAGAAAGGAAGGACTGATACTGATTGCAGGATATGTTGGGTATGTAGTATTTTTGCTCTACAGGCAATAG
- a CDS encoding DUF6659 family protein encodes MAEQFPIKDIKERIDDIMIDPEIRFCGLIDGNGELLACGFDSKSVPMLNDKQRRLLYQELAHRVANRQGFDADLGRVKYSSSRRENAVMMSFPFGTYVVLVIATPRVNIDRIAWDILNKLGRQWSEFGGL; translated from the coding sequence ATGGCTGAACAGTTCCCAATCAAAGACATCAAAGAAAGAATAGATGACATCATGATAGACCCTGAGATTCGATTCTGCGGACTAATTGATGGTAATGGAGAATTGCTTGCATGTGGCTTTGATAGCAAGTCTGTACCAATGCTAAATGACAAACAAAGAAGACTGCTCTATCAGGAGCTAGCTCACAGAGTCGCAAACAGACAAGGCTTTGATGCAGACCTTGGACGTGTAAAGTACTCGTCTTCAAGAAGAGAAAATGCAGTGATGATGAGTTTTCCTTTTGGAACCTATGTTGTACTAGTTATTGCAACTCCTCGCGTAAACATTGATAGAATTGCGTGGGACATACTCAACAAGCTAGGACGACAGTGGTCTGAGTTTGGCGGTCTCTAG
- a CDS encoding archaellin/type IV pilin N-terminal domain-containing protein, with product MNHTTSRRAVAPVIATILLVAIAVVGGTLVFTFSSGVFNEQQLNTPAAIESLIITGYDARDTAARLFHNGTSMSSFSGITPGAGLLAVNDIVNVHVQNAGTNPIDIVTVTFAGTEYTFSGSAKADSGEYSIADNTGYASDQVLEAGEEATVIFNMTDQIKIGRNGLMQISTGNGEVSEKIQIGRELG from the coding sequence ATGAATCACACTACATCTCGTAGGGCAGTAGCACCGGTTATAGCGACAATACTTTTAGTAGCAATCGCAGTAGTCGGCGGCACACTAGTCTTTACATTCTCTTCAGGTGTCTTTAATGAACAGCAACTAAACACTCCAGCTGCAATAGAATCATTAATCATTACTGGATACGATGCCAGAGATACTGCAGCTAGATTATTTCATAATGGAACATCTATGTCAAGTTTTTCTGGAATAACACCTGGTGCAGGTCTTCTTGCAGTTAATGACATAGTTAATGTACATGTTCAAAATGCAGGAACAAATCCAATTGACATTGTTACAGTAACCTTTGCAGGAACCGAATATACTTTTAGTGGATCCGCAAAAGCTGATAGTGGCGAATATAGCATTGCAGACAATACAGGATATGCCAGTGATCAAGTCTTAGAAGCTGGTGAAGAAGCTACCGTGATATTTAATATGACGGATCAAATCAAAATCGGTAGAAACGGTCTAATGCAGATAAGTACTGGCAACGGAGAAGTCTCAGAAAAAATTCAGATTGGCAGAGAGCTTGGTTAA
- a CDS encoding RAD55 family ATPase: protein MAELRIPTLIPGFDELVDGGIPIGSLILLAGNTGAGKTLFSSHMINSNSENSKSLYCGFFESKEDIIKNANNFGFNFSKFIDEEKLVISEFFPILEEGITTIISEIEAEIEKVQPSLLVIDSISTLAGDLKNIQEMRIFLKMIHSITKSKNITVILISELPLNSKKMGLGVEEFIADGIIIMKYAQIREKIRRCLAVLKMRNTHHSMDIWEFEIGSNGIKLKPALQKDDMLVISNNMQFT from the coding sequence GTGGCGGAATTAAGAATTCCTACATTAATTCCAGGATTTGATGAATTAGTTGATGGTGGTATTCCAATAGGTAGTTTGATTTTACTTGCAGGAAATACGGGTGCTGGAAAGACTTTGTTTTCATCACACATGATAAACTCAAACTCAGAAAATTCAAAGAGCCTTTACTGTGGTTTTTTTGAAAGTAAGGAAGACATAATAAAGAATGCAAATAACTTTGGATTTAATTTTTCAAAATTTATCGATGAGGAAAAATTAGTAATATCTGAATTTTTTCCAATTCTTGAGGAGGGAATCACTACAATTATCTCAGAAATAGAAGCAGAAATTGAAAAGGTTCAACCCTCACTATTGGTAATAGACTCAATATCAACACTTGCAGGAGATTTAAAAAATATTCAGGAGATGAGGATCTTTTTAAAAATGATACATTCCATAACAAAATCAAAAAATATCACAGTTATTTTAATCTCAGAACTTCCACTAAATTCTAAAAAGATGGGATTAGGGGTAGAGGAATTTATTGCAGATGGCATAATAATTATGAAGTATGCTCAAATTAGAGAGAAAATAAGAAGATGCTTGGCAGTTTTAAAGATGCGAAATACTCATCACAGCATGGACATTTGGGAGTTTGAGATAGGGAGCAATGGAATAAAACTAAAGCCGGCATTGCAAAAAGATGACATGCTAGTAATATCAAATAACATGCAATTTACCTAA
- a CDS encoding A24 family peptidase C-terminal domain-containing protein, with the protein MYSSIEIEIVRILVALVMLVLASTLDLWKREIHDIFWIPFGIAAVVFVFIDDPLNNLVAVGISLIVVPILFAMWRIGFLGGADFIGIAVLQTLVPFSIFSDNIVTPFTVLSNAALFSSSIFVVNLARNLIALSRNHNIFDGFNETKSRKILAMLFGHRAKNPKFSFSIEDEHMGAKMFSFSLHHAEKTEYCTKKDTWVSTGIPFIVFITIGFIAQIFLGDIILNSFGSWI; encoded by the coding sequence ATGTATTCCTCGATTGAAATTGAGATTGTCAGGATTTTAGTTGCGCTAGTTATGCTAGTTTTGGCATCAACGTTGGATTTATGGAAACGAGAGATTCACGATATTTTTTGGATTCCTTTTGGTATTGCTGCTGTAGTTTTTGTGTTCATTGATGATCCGCTAAATAATCTGGTTGCTGTGGGTATATCCCTAATCGTAGTTCCAATATTGTTTGCCATGTGGAGGATAGGATTTTTGGGAGGTGCTGATTTTATTGGAATAGCAGTATTGCAAACACTAGTTCCTTTTTCCATTTTTTCAGACAACATAGTAACTCCCTTCACAGTTCTATCAAATGCTGCATTATTTAGCTCAAGCATCTTTGTAGTAAACCTAGCAAGAAACCTAATTGCATTATCAAGGAATCATAACATTTTTGATGGTTTTAATGAAACAAAAAGCAGAAAGATCCTAGCTATGCTTTTTGGTCATAGGGCAAAAAATCCAAAATTTAGTTTTTCAATAGAGGATGAACACATGGGAGCAAAAATGTTTAGCTTTTCACTTCATCACGCAGAAAAGACAGAGTATTGCACCAAGAAAGATACATGGGTATCTACTGGCATTCCATTTATTGTCTTCATAACAATTGGATTCATTGCTCAGATATTTTTGGGCGACATAATCCTAAACAGTTTTGGTTCATGGATTTAA
- a CDS encoding archaellin/type IV pilin N-terminal domain-containing protein → MNHTTSRRAVAPVIATILLVAIAVVGGTLVFTFSSGVFNEQQLNTPAAIESLIITGYDARDTAARLAHNGTSVSGVTGVATPGAGLLAANDEVWIFVQNAGTNPIDIVTVTFAGTTYPFSATAASSTYNIADNSGLTSDQVLEAGEEATIIVDLANPIKIGRSGLVQISTGSGEFSEKIQIGRQLG, encoded by the coding sequence ATGAATCACACTACATCTCGTAGGGCAGTAGCACCGGTTATAGCGACAATACTTTTAGTAGCAATCGCAGTAGTCGGCGGCACACTAGTCTTTACATTCTCTTCAGGTGTCTTTAATGAACAGCAACTAAACACTCCAGCTGCAATAGAATCATTAATCATTACTGGATACGATGCCAGAGATACTGCAGCTAGATTAGCTCACAATGGAACATCTGTATCAGGTGTAACTGGAGTAGCAACACCAGGTGCAGGTCTTCTTGCAGCTAATGATGAAGTTTGGATTTTTGTTCAAAATGCAGGAACAAATCCAATTGACATTGTTACAGTAACCTTTGCAGGAACCACATATCCATTTAGTGCCACAGCCGCATCATCAACATACAATATTGCAGACAATTCAGGACTAACATCTGATCAAGTATTGGAAGCTGGTGAAGAAGCCACCATAATTGTGGATTTGGCAAACCCAATCAAAATTGGCAGAAGCGGCCTAGTGCAGATAAGTACTGGCAGTGGAGAATTCTCAGAAAAAATCCAGATTGGCAGACAGCTTGGTTAA
- a CDS encoding MDR/zinc-dependent alcohol dehydrogenase-like family protein — translation MKATCFDGEKIKYDENYPDPKPGESLVRVSLAGICGTDLEILDGYMAYNGVLGHEFVGVVEKSENPKLVGKRVVGEINAGCNNCDSCKKGLQRHCPNRTVLGILKRDGAFAEFLSLPEQNLHVIPDSISDEQAVFVEPLAAAFEIKEQVSLNPDWKVAVVGDGRLAQMICQVLKLSCPDVTCFGRHQHKLALLEKFEIPTRIGIESADQQSYDLVVEATGSNSGFSDTMKLVKPRGTVVLKSTIASRENLDLTPTVVNEITLIGSRCGLFKPAIDALASGIVSVDSMIDSIFPLEQFSQAIEHAKKPETLKVFLKP, via the coding sequence ATGAAGGCAACTTGCTTTGATGGAGAGAAAATAAAGTATGATGAAAACTATCCAGATCCAAAACCTGGAGAATCTCTAGTTAGAGTGAGTCTTGCTGGAATTTGTGGAACTGATCTTGAAATCTTGGATGGATACATGGCATACAATGGAGTGTTGGGCCATGAGTTTGTTGGAGTAGTAGAAAAATCTGAAAATCCTAAATTGGTTGGAAAAAGAGTTGTAGGTGAGATTAATGCTGGATGCAACAACTGCGACTCTTGCAAAAAAGGATTGCAACGACACTGTCCTAACAGAACAGTTCTTGGTATTTTGAAAAGAGACGGAGCATTTGCTGAATTCCTATCACTACCTGAGCAAAACTTGCATGTGATTCCTGATTCAATTTCTGATGAGCAGGCAGTATTTGTCGAACCACTTGCTGCAGCATTTGAAATCAAAGAACAAGTCTCACTAAATCCTGACTGGAAGGTAGCAGTTGTAGGAGATGGCAGGCTAGCACAGATGATTTGCCAGGTTCTAAAGTTGTCATGCCCTGATGTTACTTGCTTTGGAAGACATCAGCACAAGCTTGCATTGCTAGAAAAATTTGAGATTCCAACTAGAATTGGAATAGAGTCAGCTGACCAGCAGTCCTATGACTTGGTAGTCGAAGCTACTGGAAGCAACTCTGGATTCTCTGACACCATGAAGCTGGTAAAGCCACGCGGAACTGTAGTTTTAAAATCTACTATTGCATCACGAGAAAACCTTGACTTGACTCCAACTGTTGTAAATGAGATTACACTGATTGGCTCTCGTTGTGGATTGTTCAAGCCGGCAATTGATGCACTTGCATCAGGTATTGTATCAGTTGATTCCATGATTGACTCTATTTTTCCACTAGAGCAGTTCTCTCAAGCAATTGAGCATGCAAAAAAACCTGAAACACTCAAAGTCTTTCTAAAACCATAA
- a CDS encoding 50S ribosomal protein L1, translating into MITEPQLVDMIKEAKAATKAKKFKQSIELIVNFKDIDVKKGFALNEVVQLPKTSSPATVCVIATGDMGTKAKAAKADSVIGNEELDKFGANKRESRKFINKYDFFLADTQIMPTVGKTLGQLLGPRGKMPTPVPFNAPIESFLARFRSSIKVRTRASLSVSCKIGDESMDDADLAINAHAVLSAIEKKLPNGEKNMKRVMIKTTMGKPIKQIQEVKKKYA; encoded by the coding sequence ATGATTACAGAGCCCCAGCTAGTCGATATGATAAAGGAGGCAAAGGCTGCAACAAAGGCAAAAAAGTTCAAGCAGTCAATAGAGTTGATTGTCAATTTCAAAGACATTGACGTCAAGAAGGGATTTGCACTCAACGAAGTAGTTCAGCTTCCAAAGACTAGTTCACCTGCAACAGTATGTGTTATTGCAACAGGAGACATGGGAACCAAGGCAAAAGCTGCCAAGGCAGACTCTGTTATCGGAAATGAAGAACTAGACAAATTTGGAGCAAACAAAAGAGAGTCTAGAAAATTTATCAACAAATATGATTTCTTTTTGGCAGACACACAAATTATGCCAACAGTTGGTAAGACTTTGGGTCAACTATTAGGTCCTAGAGGAAAAATGCCAACACCAGTTCCATTTAATGCACCTATCGAATCATTTTTGGCAAGATTTAGATCATCAATTAAAGTTAGAACAAGAGCATCACTTTCAGTCTCATGTAAAATCGGAGACGAATCAATGGATGATGCAGACTTGGCAATTAATGCACATGCAGTACTAAGTGCAATTGAAAAGAAACTACCAAACGGTGAGAAGAACATGAAAAGAGTAATGATCAAGACAACAATGGGAAAACCAATCAAACAGATTCAAGAGGTCAAGAAGAAGTATGCATGA
- a CDS encoding 50S ribosomal protein L10 — protein MHENRTSYPKRKTQIYQQLQELPKKYKVMAVIKMSKVRSTQILPLRKTLKEDVEFFSIKDKVAQKALENSDIPGMKDMIGEFKGQIMLMFTNMSPFKLNVLLAKNKIMMMARGGDIASIDIVVPAKNTGIAPGPMLTEFKEAGIPTKIDQGTIWIAKDSTPVKKGEAINEKLAAILGKLDIKPVEAGISLYTALEDGLKYSEEEMIIDVEKIRNEFAQAHQEAISLSIEAAYVTPENIEQILAKAAQSARSVSVESGYMTDETKEQILQKADAQARAVAGQAKDYTPA, from the coding sequence ATGCATGAAAATAGAACCAGTTATCCTAAAAGAAAAACTCAGATTTATCAGCAATTACAAGAGTTGCCAAAAAAATACAAAGTGATGGCAGTCATCAAGATGAGCAAGGTACGTTCTACCCAAATACTACCTTTAAGAAAAACTCTCAAAGAGGATGTAGAGTTTTTCAGCATCAAAGACAAGGTTGCACAAAAAGCATTAGAGAATTCAGATATTCCAGGAATGAAAGACATGATTGGAGAATTCAAGGGACAAATCATGCTCATGTTTACAAACATGTCACCATTCAAGCTTAACGTACTTTTGGCAAAGAACAAAATCATGATGATGGCAAGAGGCGGAGACATTGCAAGTATCGATATCGTGGTTCCAGCAAAGAACACAGGAATTGCACCAGGACCAATGCTTACAGAATTCAAGGAAGCAGGAATTCCAACAAAGATTGACCAAGGTACAATCTGGATTGCAAAAGACTCTACACCAGTAAAGAAGGGAGAGGCAATCAATGAGAAACTTGCAGCAATTTTAGGTAAATTAGATATCAAACCAGTAGAAGCTGGAATTTCACTATACACCGCACTAGAAGACGGACTCAAGTATTCTGAAGAAGAGATGATAATTGATGTCGAGAAGATAAGAAACGAGTTTGCTCAAGCACACCAAGAAGCAATCTCACTATCTATCGAGGCAGCATATGTCACTCCAGAAAACATCGAACAAATCTTGGCAAAGGCAGCACAATCTGCACGTTCTGTATCTGTTGAATCAGGATACATGACTGATGAGACCAAAGAGCAAATCTTGCAAAAGGCAGATGCCCAAGCAAGAGCAGTTGCTGGACAAGCAAAAGATTACACTCCAGCATAA
- a CDS encoding matrixin family metalloprotease has translation MYDVDDMSYNEIEMVARHELGHALGLGPTTNPFDMVYSVIGKQHSLISMFDLYALLQIYQK, from the coding sequence TTGTATGATGTTGATGACATGTCATACAATGAGATAGAGATGGTTGCAAGACATGAACTAGGCCATGCACTGGGACTGGGACCCACAACAAATCCCTTTGATATGGTGTATTCTGTAATTGGCAAGCAGCACAGCTTGATCTCAATGTTTGACTTGTATGCATTGCTGCAAATTTATCAAAAATAA
- a CDS encoding PQQ-dependent sugar dehydrogenase: MKVTVIVCMLVVFGIIPAAFAQSYPELGVKVDVIAEDLKIPWSIDFAQDGRVFFTERVGTLNVIDDGKIIELLNLSVGGGEGGMLGVSLDPSFDENHYVYVYYTYNEFLGIKNKLVRYVEANNVLSEDKVLLEGIPGAPYHDGGRIKFGPDGMVYVTTGDATSPELAQDLNSVAGKILRINSDGTIPDDNPFGSAVYSYGHRNPQGIAWDESGNLVATEHGPSGWRGVAHDEINLITPGSNYGWPDVIGDETKEGLTNPILHSGDDTWAPSGSTFYYGDIPQWSGKYFLAALKGEHLRAVEFDSEYNVVSEQELFSGEFGRLRDAVAGPDGLYILTSNQDGRGNPQLGDDKILRISFLYDMSSSPLWTSNITMWHSEGLISDQELVDALSYLDGRNIISKN; the protein is encoded by the coding sequence ATGAAAGTTACAGTCATTGTTTGCATGCTAGTTGTTTTTGGAATCATTCCAGCTGCATTTGCTCAAAGTTATCCCGAACTGGGAGTCAAAGTAGATGTAATTGCAGAAGATCTCAAAATTCCATGGAGCATTGATTTTGCTCAAGACGGCAGAGTGTTCTTTACTGAAAGAGTTGGGACTCTGAATGTAATTGATGATGGAAAGATAATTGAACTTTTGAATCTGAGTGTAGGTGGTGGAGAAGGAGGAATGCTAGGTGTTTCACTTGATCCTAGTTTTGATGAAAATCACTATGTCTATGTCTATTACACTTACAATGAGTTTCTTGGGATAAAGAACAAACTGGTAAGATATGTAGAGGCAAACAATGTTTTGTCTGAAGACAAGGTATTACTGGAAGGAATTCCAGGTGCTCCATATCATGACGGCGGCAGAATAAAGTTTGGGCCAGACGGAATGGTGTATGTTACAACAGGAGATGCAACAAGTCCTGAACTTGCACAAGACTTGAATTCAGTTGCAGGAAAAATTTTGAGAATCAATTCAGATGGAACAATTCCTGATGACAATCCATTTGGTTCAGCAGTATACTCATATGGACACCGCAATCCGCAAGGAATTGCATGGGATGAATCAGGAAATCTAGTTGCAACAGAGCATGGGCCTTCTGGATGGCGCGGAGTTGCACATGATGAAATCAATTTGATAACTCCTGGTTCCAACTATGGATGGCCTGATGTAATTGGGGATGAGACCAAAGAAGGATTGACAAATCCAATACTGCATTCAGGAGATGATACTTGGGCCCCATCAGGTTCTACATTTTACTATGGAGACATTCCTCAGTGGAGCGGGAAATATTTTCTAGCAGCACTAAAGGGTGAACACCTGCGAGCAGTAGAATTTGATTCAGAGTATAACGTAGTATCAGAACAAGAATTATTCTCAGGTGAATTTGGCAGGCTGCGTGATGCAGTTGCAGGCCCGGATGGACTGTACATTTTGACTAGCAATCAGGACGGACGTGGCAATCCTCAATTAGGTGATGATAAGATTCTCAGAATCTCATTTCTTTATGATATGAGTAGTTCCCCTCTATGGACTAGTAACATTACCATGTGGCACTCAGAGGGATTAATCTCAGACCAAGAACTAGTTGATGCATTATCATATCTTGATGGAAGAAATATAATTTCTAAAAACTAG
- the rpl12p gene encoding 50S ribosomal protein P1, whose amino-acid sequence MEYVYAALLLHKLDKEVNEANVSSVVKASGAEVNEAQVKALVAALADVNIDEAVKAAPVAVAAAAAPAAEGGDAAGGEAKKEEKPKDEGKTEEAAMEGLSSLFG is encoded by the coding sequence ATGGAATATGTTTACGCTGCTTTACTTCTTCACAAGCTAGACAAAGAAGTTAACGAGGCAAACGTCAGCTCAGTTGTCAAAGCATCTGGCGCTGAAGTTAATGAAGCCCAAGTTAAAGCACTAGTTGCAGCCTTAGCCGATGTCAACATCGATGAGGCAGTTAAAGCCGCACCTGTAGCCGTTGCAGCAGCAGCCGCACCAGCAGCAGAGGGCGGAGATGCAGCCGGTGGTGAAGCAAAGAAAGAGGAAAAACCTAAAGACGAAGGTAAAACCGAAGAAGCAGCCATGGAAGGATTATCTTCATTATTTGGCTAA
- a CDS encoding RAD55 family ATPase: MASVFGSEGRKEEYTQEFAVEQKQTIQTGIAGFDDALGQGLPVGNLYLVSGQLGSSASLFVQQILYNNIISKQKVAYYTSTVPSQDIIQDMKFSNMDIQKFVDDGTWVFGRAVPSDKVEIVNAMPENPLEQKIDLGDTLANLMNHLNETISDGRNTVIHLGDLIRSYPISEIQNTILYIESFARKYGGVHFIILTEDVHEKVDIMGIKDSADSVFEFTANIREETIENILTIQKVRDMAPRKRIIRLSQRKSGLSTETIRRIS, from the coding sequence ATGGCATCAGTGTTTGGTTCTGAAGGACGAAAAGAAGAATATACCCAAGAGTTTGCAGTAGAGCAAAAGCAGACAATACAAACAGGAATTGCGGGATTTGATGATGCATTAGGACAGGGACTTCCTGTAGGAAACCTATATCTTGTTTCAGGTCAATTGGGAAGTAGTGCAAGTTTATTTGTACAACAGATTCTTTACAATAATATTATTTCAAAACAAAAGGTTGCCTACTATACATCTACGGTTCCTAGTCAGGACATAATTCAGGACATGAAGTTTAGCAATATGGACATACAAAAATTTGTCGATGATGGAACTTGGGTATTTGGACGTGCTGTACCTTCAGACAAAGTAGAGATAGTAAACGCTATGCCAGAAAACCCACTAGAGCAAAAAATCGATCTAGGCGATACTCTTGCAAATTTGATGAATCACCTAAATGAAACTATTTCTGATGGACGAAACACTGTAATTCACTTAGGAGATTTGATCAGATCATATCCCATCTCAGAGATACAAAATACTATCCTTTACATTGAAAGCTTTGCAAGAAAATATGGAGGTGTTCATTTTATTATACTAACAGAAGATGTACATGAAAAAGTTGACATCATGGGAATCAAAGATTCAGCAGACTCTGTCTTTGAATTTACAGCAAACATAAGGGAAGAAACAATTGAGAACATACTTACAATACAAAAAGTACGAGACATGGCTCCAAGAAAGAGAATAATTCGACTTTCACAAAGAAAGAGTGGCTTGTCAACTGAGACGATAAGAAGAATTTCTTAA